From the Mangifera indica cultivar Alphonso chromosome 10, CATAS_Mindica_2.1, whole genome shotgun sequence genome, one window contains:
- the LOC123228181 gene encoding anthocyanidin 3-O-glucosyltransferase 2-like: MNKKAELVFIPTPGAGHLVSALELAKLLLHRQHQLSITVLIMRLFPDSKVNAYLDSFSAVNRINFVRLPNNELPIPGSNPRSFFTSFIESQKPHVKEIVSKLVHSESACSDSPRLAGLVLDMFCAAMIDVADELGVPSYIFYTSSAACLGLMFHAQALYDEQNKHTAELKDSDDELELPGLVNPIPAKVLPFAFLDKDWSVIAFEQARGFRRSKGIVVNSFIELESNMIKSLSKSETNLPPVYPVGPILNLEGDSTQHGSGGSATNAEIMEWLDDQLPSSVVFLCFGSRGSFGKDQVKEIAFALEQSGHPFLWSLRQPPPKGQFAIPSDYINFTEVLPEGFLDRTAGIGKVIGWAPQVSILAHKAIGGFVSHCGWNSTLESIWSNIEVATWPMGAEQQLNAFEMVIELGLAVEIKMDYRKDFWRENQVIVSAGEIERGIRKLMNNDNKIKNKLKEMSENSRKAMAEGGSSFTSLGCFIDDVMSNIS; encoded by the coding sequence atgAATAAAAAGGCTGAGCTCGTCTTTATCCCTACTCCTGGCGCCGGCCACCTTGTCTCCGCCCTGGAGTTAGCCAAGCTTCTTCTCCACCGCCAACATCAACTCTCCATCACCGTGCTCATCATGAGACTATTTCCTGACTCCAAAGTCAACGCCTATCTCGACTCATTCTCTGCAGTCAACCGTATCAATTTCGTTCGTCTTCCCAACAATGAACTTCCAATTCCAGGATCCAATCCGAGAAGCTTCTTCACTTCATTCATAGAATCTCAAAAACCCCACGTCAAAGAAATTGTCTCTAAGCTTGTTCACTCCGAGTCAGCCTGCAGTGACTCACCGAGACTCGCCGGGCTCGTTCTTGACATGTTTTGTGCAGCCATGATTGATGTTGCTGATGAGCTTGGAGTTCCTAGCTATATTTTCTACACGTCCAGTGCGGCGTGTCTTGGCTTGATGTTTCACGCGCAGGCGCTTTATGACGAGCAGAACAAACACACTGCTGAGTTAAAAGACTCGGATGATGAGTTGGAATTACCAGGGCTGGTTAACCCAATTCCTGCTAAGGTTTTGCCTTTTGCGTTCTTGGATAAAGATTGGTCTGTGATTGCGTTTGAGCAAGCGAGGGGATTCCGCAGGTCAAAGGGTATTGTTGTAAATTCGTTCATAGAGCTGGAATCCAATATGATAAAGTCTTTGTCCAAAAGTGAAACCAACCTTCCGCCTGTTTATCCTGTGGGGCCCATTTTGAATCTTGAGGGTGATAGCACTCAGCATGGGTCAGGTGGGTCCGCGACAAATGCTGAGATCATGGAATGGCTTGATGATCAACTGCCATCTTCGGTTGTGTTCCTATGCTTTGGGAGTAGGGGAAGCTTCGGTAAGGATCAGGTGAAAGAGATTGCTTTTGCGCTCGAGCAGAGTGGGCATCCCTTCTTATGGTCGCTACGTCAACCACCACCTAAGGGTCAATTTGCCATTCCGAGTGATTACATAAATTTCACGGAAGTATTGCCAGAAGGATTTCTCGATCGAACGGCTGGGATTGGAAAAGTGATCGGATGGGCCCCACAGGTGTCGATCTTGGCTCACAAGGCAATTGGAGGGTTTGTATCGCATTGTGGGTGGAATTCGACATTAGAGAGCATATGGTCCAATATTGAAGTTGCCACATGGCCGATGGGCGCGGAGCAACAATTGAACGCTTTTGAGATGGTAATTGAGTTGGGATTAGCGGTTGAGATTAAAATGGATTATAGAAAAGATTTTTGGAGAGAGAATCAAGTGATCGTGAGCGCAGGAGAGATAGAGAGAGGGATTAGGAAATTGATGAATAacgataataaaataaagaataaattgaAAGAGATGAGTGAAAACAGTAGAAAAGCCATGGCGGAGGGTGGATCTTCATTCACTTCATTGGGTTGCTTCATTGATGATGTGATGAGcaatatttcataa